The proteins below are encoded in one region of Ereboglobus luteus:
- a CDS encoding PTS sugar transporter subunit IIA: MIGRLSQLLDPSRITLSIKSARRTAAINEVARLLDGHPNVTNFQGFYNELLARERLDTTCLGNEIAIPHARTEHVQKIVLAVGRSDKGVVFENCNQIVKLMFVLGTPKTNPGTYLAIVSALCRLLKEPENREVFMSASTPQEFIQAVVAAEEKLFGVDAK; encoded by the coding sequence ATGATTGGCCGTCTATCACAACTCCTGGACCCTTCCCGCATCACGCTCTCCATCAAGAGCGCGCGGAGAACCGCCGCGATCAACGAAGTTGCGCGGCTCCTCGACGGCCACCCAAATGTCACTAATTTTCAAGGTTTCTACAACGAACTGCTCGCGCGCGAACGCCTCGACACCACCTGCCTCGGCAACGAAATCGCGATCCCGCACGCCCGCACCGAGCATGTGCAAAAAATCGTGCTCGCCGTCGGCCGCAGCGACAAGGGTGTCGTGTTCGAAAACTGCAACCAGATCGTGAAACTCATGTTCGTGCTCGGCACCCCGAAGACAAACCCCGGCACCTATCTCGCCATCGTCAGCGCGCTCTGCCGCTTGCTCAAGGAACCCGAAAACCGCGAGGTCTTCATGAGCGCGTCAACCCCCCAGGAGTTCATTCAGGCCGTTGTCGCCGCAGAGGAAAAACTCTTCGGCGTTGATGCCAAATAA
- a CDS encoding addiction module protein encodes MPMTIDQIVNETRSLPRDVVAELVDRILMESHGGQNAEHSAAWSAVVHSRIGDIRSGKIKGIPAEQSSKKIRQIVGR; translated from the coding sequence ATGCCGATGACCATTGACCAGATCGTGAATGAAACACGTTCGCTGCCGCGTGATGTGGTGGCGGAACTGGTCGATCGTATTTTGATGGAGTCTCACGGCGGCCAGAATGCGGAACATTCCGCCGCGTGGTCGGCGGTCGTTCATTCGCGCATCGGCGATATTCGGAGCGGAAAAATCAAGGGCATTCCGGCGGAGCAGTCATCGAAAAAAATCAGGCAAATCGTCGGAAGGTGA
- a CDS encoding type II toxin-antitoxin system RelE/ParE family toxin, with protein MKPVVLHPEADEEYAVAAKHYANISRQLGGRFYDEIERLILEIRKSPAQFRQYEPPARRNLGRSFPFAVVYLDEPDCVWVVAIMHLHREPDYWKRRLG; from the coding sequence ATGAAGCCCGTCGTTCTTCACCCCGAGGCCGATGAGGAATATGCCGTTGCAGCCAAACATTACGCGAACATAAGCCGGCAATTGGGCGGGCGTTTTTATGACGAGATCGAAAGGTTGATTTTGGAAATCAGAAAATCCCCGGCGCAGTTCCGACAATACGAGCCGCCCGCAAGGAGAAACTTGGGGCGTTCATTTCCATTTGCCGTTGTTTATCTCGACGAGCCGGACTGCGTGTGGGTGGTCGCGATCATGCACCTGCATCGCGAGCCGGATTATTGGAAGCGGCGGCTTGGGTGA
- the meaB gene encoding methylmalonyl Co-A mutase-associated GTPase MeaB: MSEKPETNPHDSTHKQPATGGRPDWVPENAGAAFATWVIEGVKQTGDFAPPSTTPPRRRKLSIDDYVEGIQKQDTTILARAITLVESSAAAHQEQAQQLLARILPDTGKSMRVGITGIPGAGKSTTIESLGTHLCEKGHRVAVLAVDPSSSVHGGSILGDKVRMEKLGRQPGAFIRPSPSGGSLGGVARKSRETILLCEAAGYDVIIVETVGVGQSEVTVRSMVDCFLLLSIAGAGDEVQGIKKGIMELADIMVVNKADGDNKIRAMAARAELERVLHYLRPATEGWTTPALTASAITGEGIDRVWETVLDFFKACRESGILDERRRDQSIAWMHSLIRESLLNDFYQAPTVQALLPQIEHAVANGQKPSLAAAKELLALWKR, translated from the coding sequence GTGTCAGAAAAGCCCGAAACAAATCCGCACGATTCCACGCACAAGCAACCCGCGACGGGCGGGCGCCCCGACTGGGTTCCGGAAAACGCCGGCGCCGCCTTCGCCACCTGGGTGATCGAGGGCGTGAAACAAACCGGCGATTTCGCGCCGCCCTCCACCACCCCGCCGCGCCGCCGCAAGCTCTCGATCGACGACTACGTCGAGGGTATCCAAAAACAGGATACAACCATCCTCGCGCGCGCGATCACGCTCGTCGAAAGCAGCGCCGCCGCGCACCAGGAGCAGGCGCAGCAGCTTCTCGCGCGCATTTTGCCCGACACCGGCAAGTCCATGCGCGTCGGCATCACCGGAATCCCCGGCGCGGGCAAGAGCACCACAATCGAAAGCCTCGGCACGCATCTTTGCGAAAAAGGCCACCGCGTCGCCGTCCTCGCCGTCGACCCGTCGAGCAGCGTTCACGGCGGCAGCATCCTCGGCGACAAGGTGCGCATGGAAAAACTCGGCCGCCAGCCCGGCGCGTTCATCCGTCCCTCGCCCTCGGGAGGTTCGCTCGGCGGCGTCGCGCGCAAAAGCCGCGAGACCATTCTCCTGTGCGAGGCCGCCGGCTACGATGTGATCATTGTCGAAACCGTCGGCGTCGGCCAAAGCGAGGTCACCGTGCGCTCCATGGTCGACTGTTTCCTGCTCCTCTCCATCGCCGGCGCGGGCGACGAAGTGCAGGGCATCAAAAAAGGCATCATGGAACTTGCCGACATCATGGTCGTGAACAAGGCCGACGGTGATAACAAAATCCGCGCCATGGCCGCGCGCGCCGAGCTCGAACGCGTGCTCCACTACCTGCGCCCCGCCACCGAAGGCTGGACCACGCCCGCGCTCACCGCGTCCGCAATCACCGGCGAGGGCATCGACAGGGTTTGGGAAACCGTGCTCGATTTCTTCAAGGCCTGCCGCGAAAGCGGAATCCTCGATGAACGCCGTCGCGACCAGTCCATCGCATGGATGCACTCGCTCATCCGCGAATCCCTTCTCAACGATTTTTACCAGGCCCCCACCGTGCAGGCGTTGCTGCCGCAAATCGAGCACGCCGTCGCCAACGGCCAAAAACCCTCCCTCGCCGCCGCCAAGGAACTGCTCGCGCTCTGGAAACGGTGA
- a CDS encoding citrate synthase, whose amino-acid sequence MSSDALLKFNNKELTLPVITGTEGEIAIDMSRLRADTGAITFDEGYANTGSCKSEVTFIDGEKGILRYRGYPIEQLAEKSNFVETAYLIMNGELPKPHQRARFGRLLSDNAALREGMVRFIQNFPRDAHPMAVLSASLNALGAYYPHLASNNHQQDLEHFDEAAAVAISKVRTIAAHTYRVNMGKPFNYPRPNFGYCENFLHMLFTDPYNEYIAKEEVARALNLFLLLHADHEQNCSTSTVKMVASAGANLFASIASGVCALWGPLHGGANAAVIEMLQHIHDAGDDGTKFIAAAKAGKGQRLMGFGHRVYRNYDPRAKIIKQSFHDALASLGIKNDPLLNIAMKLEEAALNDEYFISRKLYPNVDFYSGLIMRAIGLPTDMFTVMFAIGRMPGWIAQWREIAANPKGRIYRPRQIYTGHTLRNYVPMRERIEAAKRA is encoded by the coding sequence ATGTCCTCCGACGCCCTCCTCAAATTCAATAACAAGGAACTCACACTGCCGGTCATCACGGGAACCGAAGGCGAAATCGCCATCGATATGAGCCGCTTGCGAGCGGACACCGGCGCGATCACTTTCGACGAAGGCTACGCCAACACCGGCTCGTGCAAAAGCGAGGTCACTTTTATCGACGGCGAAAAGGGCATCCTGCGCTACCGCGGCTACCCGATCGAGCAGCTCGCCGAAAAATCCAACTTCGTGGAAACCGCCTATCTCATAATGAACGGCGAGCTGCCCAAGCCCCACCAGCGCGCCAGGTTCGGGCGACTCCTCTCGGACAACGCCGCGCTGCGCGAGGGCATGGTGCGCTTCATCCAGAATTTCCCGCGCGACGCGCATCCGATGGCCGTGCTCTCCGCAAGCCTCAACGCCCTCGGCGCCTACTACCCGCACCTCGCCAGCAACAACCACCAGCAGGACCTCGAGCACTTCGACGAGGCCGCCGCCGTCGCCATCTCCAAGGTGCGCACCATCGCCGCGCACACCTACCGTGTGAACATGGGCAAGCCCTTCAATTATCCGCGCCCGAACTTCGGCTACTGCGAAAACTTCCTCCACATGTTGTTCACCGACCCCTACAACGAATACATCGCGAAGGAGGAAGTCGCGCGCGCCCTCAACCTCTTCCTGCTCCTGCACGCTGACCACGAGCAAAACTGCTCCACCTCGACCGTGAAGATGGTCGCCTCCGCCGGCGCGAACCTCTTCGCCTCCATCGCCTCCGGCGTGTGCGCCCTCTGGGGTCCGCTCCACGGCGGCGCCAACGCGGCCGTGATCGAAATGCTCCAGCACATCCACGACGCCGGCGACGACGGCACAAAATTCATCGCCGCGGCAAAGGCGGGCAAGGGACAGCGGCTGATGGGCTTCGGCCACCGCGTGTATCGCAACTACGACCCGCGCGCAAAAATCATCAAGCAGAGCTTCCACGACGCGCTCGCGAGTCTCGGCATCAAGAACGACCCGCTGCTCAACATCGCCATGAAGCTCGAGGAGGCCGCGCTCAACGACGAGTATTTCATATCGCGCAAGCTCTACCCGAACGTCGATTTTTACTCGGGCCTGATCATGCGCGCCATCGGCCTCCCGACCGACATGTTCACCGTGATGTTCGCCATCGGGCGCATGCCGGGCTGGATCGCGCAATGGCGCGAAATCGCGGCGAATCCGAAAGGCAGAATCTACCGCCCGCGTCAAATCTACACCGGCCACACGCTCCGCAACTACGTGCCCATGCGCGAACGCATCGAAGCCGCGAAGCGCGCGTAA